The region TGATATTCTTTTAACTGCCAAAGATAAAACCAGAATAAATTAGCTTTTATCTGTCTTAAAAACCAAAAAAAACTTAAAAAAGCAATCATAAAGCATTTAAAAACATGATAATAATTTCTGTTAATCTTTCAAAAGCTCTAAAATGAGGGCTGTGTCCAACTCCTGGAATAATTTCAAGTTTAGAATCTCTAATCTTATCTTTAAACTGATAAGCATATTCTATTGGCACTAATGTATCCTTTTTACCCCAAATAAGCAAAGTTTTATTCTTAATCTTAGGCAGATATAAACCTAAGTCTTCTTCCACAACTTTAGTCATCGTTGCTTTCATAACGCCTTTAGCTTTAACATAATCCCTGTTCTTAATAAAGAAATACAAAATATTTCTTAAAACATTTTTAACCTCCACTAAAAACCCAGGAGAAAACACATTGTTCCCTATTTGAACTACTTTAGAAATTGCTGTACTTTTAGCATCTAACTTAGGTCTGATTCCAGCTGAATCGCATAAGATCAAACATTTAAGCCGATCACCATATTTTGCTGAAAACTTAACTGCTACTCTTCCGCCAAAAGAATGGCCTAAAAGAATGAAATCATCTAATTTTAAAGAATCAGCAAACTTTAACACCCACTCCATATAATTAGCTACACTCCAAGGCTGCACTTGAGTATCACTTTTACCAAAACCAGGCAAATCAGGACAAATCACCTGATAGCCAGCTATAGATAAACTTTTCATAGATCTAGCCCAAGAATCAGAAGAAGATGGCCAGCCATGTAAAATCAAAATTACAGGACCAGATCCTGTAGCTTTGTAATTAACTTTCAAATTATTAATTGAAATAACTTTTTCTTCCATTTTTATTTCTTCTCAATCTTTTTAAATCCAGTATATTTTTGAAGAACTTTAGGAATTTCTATGCTCCCATCTTTTTGCTGATAATTCTCAATAATGGCAATTATGGTTCTTCCCATGGCCAAGGCAGTTCCATTTAACATGTGAACAAAGTTCATTTTATTTGATTTATCCTTATAACGGATATTTAATCTCCTTGCCTGAAAATCAGTGCAATTTGAAGTAGAATGTGTTTCACGATAACAATCCTGTGAAGGAATCCATACTTCAATATCATACTTAGAAGCTGCTGGATCACCAAGATCACCTGTGCACATCTGAACAACCCTGTAAGGAAGTTTTAATGCCTGCATAAATCTTTCTTCCAAAGCCAATAAATACTCATGCTCTTTGATAGATTCTTCAGGACGACAAAAAATAAACATTTCAACTTTATCAAATTGATGAACTCTAAGAATTCCTTTAGTATCTTTACCATAAGAACCAGCCTCTCTTCTAAAGCATGGTGAAA is a window of Patescibacteria group bacterium DNA encoding:
- a CDS encoding alpha/beta hydrolase; its protein translation is MEEKVISINNLKVNYKATGSGPVILILHGWPSSSDSWARSMKSLSIAGYQVICPDLPGFGKSDTQVQPWSVANYMEWVLKFADSLKLDDFILLGHSFGGRVAVKFSAKYGDRLKCLILCDSAGIRPKLDAKSTAISKVVQIGNNVFSPGFLVEVKNVLRNILYFFIKNRDYVKAKGVMKATMTKVVEEDLGLYLPKIKNKTLLIWGKKDTLVPIEYAYQFKDKIRDSKLEIIPGVGHSPHFRAFERLTEIIIMFLNAL